In Chrysiogenes arsenatis DSM 11915, the following proteins share a genomic window:
- the ccsA gene encoding cytochrome c biogenesis protein CcsA — MKVLDVLFSMKTMLVLLFILAVACGAATFIENDYGPETARALVYNAKWFEVVFALLTLNFVVNIFTYRMWEKEKIFSFILHLSLVLILVGAVITRYFGYEGMMHIREGETVNYILSSETYVEVHHNGQPLEAWPVLISQRGKNDFTFSTSINGKDLKVSYMGHSGGRNKQLSALVNYAGETQTVQLIGGQGLEGIPVNITMGGENLRLLYGAMRLTLPFAVKLDNFVLERYPGSNSPASYSSYVEVIDDANAERFPFHIYMNHVLDHQGYRFYQSSYDQDELGTYLSVSSDPGKLPTYVGYFFLTLGIIVSLFMPQGRCRVLLRELSTSKAARSVAMLAAAILLNMHFTAPAHAFPEYANRDSAETSEQQANTTAATEAPATPRTFVRPPLPIPYQYDLQHAEKFGSLLVLDTTLGRIKPIDTYARELLYKIAKTVALDGFTPNQVILGMMVDPFSWQFVNMIRVEHPQLRRVMNLFDDKQRRTSFASFFSDVDGSYVLQPYVEAAYQKDPSFRNTFDRGVIAVDERVSIAYMIYAGLLWNFFPHQEGTSNTWYTINDAMEQFPENERRDVMGIFSRYFTAVEHGIASGNWTAADAELATFKQYQREHDNTSAIPAPAKVSAEVLLNKLSIFKNVTFYYLLTGFVLLLGAFYRMFFAEHFLAKKGDAKLFRYFQTGMLGLIWLGFIAQTIGLGLRWYVSGYAPMSNSYESMIYIGWASVLAGLMFYRTHVVSAPAAAIMGSIALMVAHLTDMNPQITNLVPVLKSYWLTYHVAVITASYGFFGLSLMLGMIVLLFYAFRSPKRPHIDGSIRDMMALNQVSMIVGLGLFTIGNFLGAVWANESWGRYWGWDPKETWSLIIILIYSLVIHLGVIPKLKWNLYPMAIGSVLAFSTVLMTYFGVNFYLAGMHSYAGGDPVPIPGWVAPTLAAIAFLILIAFPKRDAKFPLADPASDPVPTPTKNKK; from the coding sequence ATGAAGGTTTTGGACGTGCTTTTCTCCATGAAAACCATGCTCGTGCTACTGTTTATTCTAGCAGTGGCCTGTGGCGCGGCAACATTCATCGAAAATGACTATGGACCGGAAACTGCGCGCGCACTGGTCTATAACGCAAAGTGGTTCGAAGTAGTTTTCGCCCTGCTGACTCTGAATTTTGTGGTCAACATCTTCACCTACAGAATGTGGGAAAAAGAGAAGATCTTCAGTTTTATTCTGCATCTGTCGCTTGTACTCATCCTCGTCGGCGCTGTGATCACCCGCTATTTCGGCTACGAAGGGATGATGCACATTCGCGAAGGCGAAACAGTAAATTACATCCTTTCAAGTGAAACCTACGTCGAAGTTCACCATAACGGCCAACCACTCGAAGCATGGCCGGTACTTATTTCCCAACGCGGTAAAAACGATTTCACCTTTTCAACCTCCATTAATGGAAAAGATCTGAAAGTTTCCTACATGGGCCATTCCGGCGGACGCAACAAGCAACTCTCCGCTCTGGTCAATTATGCTGGCGAAACGCAAACGGTACAATTGATCGGCGGGCAAGGGCTGGAAGGTATTCCTGTCAATATCACAATGGGCGGAGAAAATTTGCGCCTGCTCTATGGTGCGATGCGCCTGACGCTTCCCTTTGCGGTTAAGCTCGATAACTTTGTGCTCGAACGTTACCCCGGCTCAAACTCACCCGCTTCATATTCCAGTTATGTTGAGGTTATTGATGATGCCAACGCTGAACGCTTCCCATTTCATATCTACATGAACCACGTACTTGATCACCAAGGCTACCGTTTCTATCAATCATCATACGATCAAGATGAACTCGGAACCTACCTTTCTGTCTCAAGCGACCCGGGGAAACTGCCAACCTATGTGGGGTATTTTTTCTTAACCCTCGGCATCATCGTCAGCCTCTTTATGCCACAAGGGCGCTGCCGCGTGTTGCTGCGTGAGCTTTCTACCTCCAAAGCAGCGCGAAGCGTCGCTATGCTCGCTGCGGCTATTCTGCTGAATATGCATTTCACGGCTCCGGCTCATGCTTTCCCTGAGTATGCCAACCGCGATAGCGCTGAAACATCGGAACAACAAGCAAACACAACGGCTGCCACAGAAGCACCCGCAACACCACGCACATTTGTCCGTCCACCGCTACCCATCCCGTACCAATACGATCTTCAACACGCGGAAAAGTTCGGCTCACTACTCGTGCTTGACACCACGCTTGGTCGCATCAAGCCAATCGACACGTATGCACGCGAACTGCTCTATAAGATCGCTAAAACCGTTGCACTCGATGGATTTACGCCGAATCAAGTTATTCTCGGCATGATGGTCGATCCGTTCTCGTGGCAATTCGTCAACATGATTCGCGTCGAGCACCCACAACTGCGCCGCGTCATGAATCTTTTTGACGACAAACAACGCCGCACCTCATTCGCCAGCTTCTTTTCTGATGTCGATGGCAGCTACGTTCTCCAGCCATATGTCGAGGCGGCCTACCAAAAAGATCCTTCGTTTCGCAACACTTTCGACCGTGGCGTGATTGCCGTCGACGAACGGGTCAGCATTGCCTACATGATTTACGCGGGACTTCTGTGGAACTTCTTCCCGCATCAAGAAGGAACCAGCAATACGTGGTACACCATCAACGATGCCATGGAACAATTTCCCGAAAACGAACGTCGCGATGTAATGGGGATCTTCTCCCGCTACTTCACCGCCGTCGAACACGGCATTGCCTCTGGCAACTGGACCGCTGCCGACGCAGAATTGGCAACGTTTAAACAGTATCAGCGCGAACACGACAACACCTCGGCCATTCCGGCACCCGCCAAAGTGAGCGCTGAAGTGCTACTGAATAAGCTCTCCATCTTTAAGAATGTAACTTTCTACTACCTGCTGACCGGCTTTGTGCTGCTGCTGGGTGCCTTCTATCGCATGTTCTTTGCAGAACATTTTCTGGCGAAAAAAGGGGATGCTAAACTCTTCCGTTATTTCCAAACTGGCATGCTCGGACTTATATGGCTTGGCTTTATCGCCCAAACCATCGGACTTGGCCTTCGCTGGTACGTGTCAGGCTATGCGCCAATGAGTAACTCCTATGAATCGATGATCTACATCGGATGGGCTTCCGTGCTGGCTGGTTTGATGTTCTACCGCACGCACGTCGTCAGTGCTCCCGCTGCCGCCATCATGGGATCGATTGCTCTGATGGTCGCGCACCTGACAGATATGAACCCACAAATCACGAACCTTGTTCCTGTACTTAAATCCTACTGGCTCACCTACCACGTAGCTGTTATTACCGCGAGTTACGGCTTCTTCGGCCTGAGTTTGATGCTCGGCATGATCGTGCTGCTCTTTTATGCCTTCCGTTCGCCTAAGCGACCGCATATTGACGGATCAATCCGCGATATGATGGCACTGAATCAGGTTTCGATGATTGTCGGCCTTGGTCTCTTTACCATCGGTAACTTCCTTGGCGCCGTTTGGGCGAACGAATCGTGGGGTCGCTATTGGGGTTGGGATCCAAAAGAAACTTGGTCGCTGATCATCATCTTGATCTACAGTCTGGTTATCCACCTTGGCGTCATTCCGAAGCTGAAATGGAACCTCTACCCAATGGCTATCGGTTCGGTACTGGCATTCTCAACCGTGCTCATGACCTACTTCGGCGTCAACTTCTACCTTGCGGGAATGCACTCCTACGCCGGTGGCGATCCGGTGCCAATCCCAGGATGGGTCGCTCCGACCTTGGCGGCTATTGCCTTCTTGATTCTCATTGCCTTCCCAAAACGCGACGCTAAATTTCCGCTGGCTGATCCAGCATCGGATCCTGTTCCCACTCCAACGAAAAACAAAAAATAA
- a CDS encoding ATP-binding protein, with product MKTFRHSLARKLTFLLTMTSVVMFSLMVLVFCGGAAIKVYSDTQEQLRILAAVIAQNSQGALAFGDLASAENTLGALRVNHEVQAAQIYDLSNQLFAQYQASVPLSVHPLVAATQEMVASFLPVHLELNQSIFLGSEHIGYLVLQADISSTWVRLLVGILLIVFASLCSMLGALWLGRRLSRRITEPISDLAAASRQVSEFKDYSVRVVQRGNDEIGLLTADFNEMISEIESQNEQLRRHKEILEAEVEKRTVELLHAKEAADRANQAKSDFLANMSHEIRTPMNAVIGLAEIALDECGDGEHREYFAKIQRSSHLLLGIINDVLDVSKIEAGKLELEVRPFAFAEVTSMLRDLFASSARAKGIDFVIDVAPDIPPMIAGDSTRLTQVLTNLLGNAIKFTETGTVTLQSRVCERLETSVTLCFTISDTGIGMNEEQMARLFTPYTQGDTSTTRRYGGTGLGMTIARRLIEMMDGTIEIHSKVGEGTSIAVTISFAIAKVPQQSHDVGSKGQAEGSEQTRLEGKKILVAEDNPINWDVVQHLLMRAGAHVEWAENGEIAVRLAQEHHFDLILMDLQMPILDGFEATRQIRQSSLEVPIIALSAATHEEERQHGAEVGINDSIAKPIKRTVFFETIERWV from the coding sequence ATGAAAACGTTTCGCCACTCCCTCGCCCGCAAGCTTACTTTTTTGCTGACAATGACTTCGGTCGTTATGTTCAGTTTAATGGTGCTGGTCTTCTGCGGTGGGGCGGCGATTAAGGTCTATTCCGATACGCAGGAACAACTGCGGATATTGGCTGCAGTAATTGCACAAAACTCGCAAGGAGCGCTCGCTTTTGGCGATTTGGCAAGCGCTGAAAACACGTTAGGCGCCCTGCGTGTCAACCATGAAGTTCAAGCTGCTCAGATCTACGATCTCAGCAATCAGCTTTTTGCCCAATACCAAGCCTCGGTTCCCCTTTCGGTACACCCTCTGGTCGCAGCCACTCAGGAAATGGTCGCTTCGTTTTTGCCCGTCCACCTAGAGTTAAATCAATCAATATTTTTGGGTAGTGAGCACATTGGTTATTTAGTGCTGCAGGCCGATATTTCGTCCACTTGGGTTCGTTTACTGGTGGGGATTTTGTTGATTGTTTTTGCCTCACTCTGCAGCATGTTAGGTGCGCTTTGGTTAGGAAGAAGGCTGAGTCGTCGAATCACTGAGCCTATTTCTGATCTGGCGGCTGCGTCGCGCCAAGTATCAGAATTTAAAGATTATTCAGTGCGTGTGGTGCAGCGTGGTAACGATGAGATTGGCCTGCTGACCGCCGATTTTAACGAAATGATCAGCGAGATCGAATCACAGAACGAACAGCTTCGCCGCCATAAAGAAATATTGGAAGCTGAGGTGGAAAAACGGACCGTCGAATTGCTGCATGCCAAAGAAGCGGCCGATCGCGCCAACCAAGCAAAATCTGATTTTCTCGCTAACATGAGTCATGAAATACGCACACCAATGAATGCGGTTATCGGCCTTGCGGAAATAGCGCTCGACGAGTGTGGCGATGGCGAGCACCGCGAATATTTCGCCAAGATTCAGCGTTCGTCGCATCTTCTGCTTGGTATTATCAACGACGTGCTTGATGTTTCAAAGATTGAAGCGGGGAAGCTCGAATTAGAAGTGCGGCCATTCGCCTTTGCTGAAGTGACATCCATGCTGCGCGACTTGTTTGCTTCGTCCGCTCGAGCCAAAGGAATCGATTTTGTCATAGATGTCGCCCCTGATATTCCACCGATGATCGCTGGCGATTCTACGCGCCTGACACAGGTCTTGACCAACTTGCTCGGGAATGCCATCAAGTTTACCGAAACGGGTACGGTTACGTTGCAGAGTCGAGTGTGCGAACGGCTTGAAACGTCGGTTACTCTCTGTTTTACTATTAGCGATACCGGCATAGGGATGAACGAGGAACAGATGGCGCGGTTATTCACCCCGTACACGCAGGGCGATACGTCCACAACCCGCCGCTATGGTGGTACCGGTCTGGGAATGACGATTGCGCGCCGTTTAATCGAAATGATGGATGGAACCATAGAGATTCACAGCAAAGTCGGCGAAGGAACCAGTATTGCTGTAACGATTTCTTTTGCTATCGCCAAGGTTCCACAGCAATCTCACGATGTGGGGTCAAAAGGGCAGGCGGAAGGGAGTGAACAGACGCGGCTCGAAGGGAAAAAGATACTTGTGGCCGAAGACAATCCGATCAACTGGGATGTGGTGCAACACCTGCTTATGCGCGCCGGTGCGCACGTCGAGTGGGCTGAGAATGGTGAAATCGCGGTACGGTTAGCGCAGGAGCACCATTTTGATTTGATTCTGATGGATTTGCAGATGCCTATTTTGGATGGTTTTGAAGCCACCCGTCAGATACGCCAGAGCAGTCTCGAGGTGCCTATCATCGCGCTGAGTGCCGCAACACACGAAGAGGAGCGGCAGCACGGTGCAGAAGTGGGAATCAACGATTCGATAGCCAAGCCGATCAAGCGGACAGTGTTTTTTGAAACAATAGAACGCTGGGTGTAA
- a CDS encoding YfiR family protein, whose product MGISEGIFRKHWVCQWGLMVLLILGIGTTSLANSAPEHQVKVAFIYNFTKFIQWPPVAGQPPSGQIQLCVVGKRPLDDIEKLEGQLTFGRPIVVRLDVPAKEWSQCDILYIAESEAPRVSEILARVATLPILTISDMPDFADKGGIIGLRIHDGRVRFDINLATARRIEMHISSQLLGLAVRVLQ is encoded by the coding sequence ATGGGGATTTCTGAGGGAATTTTCCGCAAGCACTGGGTATGTCAATGGGGATTGATGGTGTTGCTGATACTCGGTATTGGCACAACATCATTGGCAAACAGTGCGCCGGAACACCAAGTAAAAGTTGCGTTTATTTACAATTTCACGAAGTTTATCCAATGGCCACCGGTTGCTGGTCAACCTCCGAGTGGTCAGATTCAGCTTTGTGTTGTCGGGAAACGACCACTGGATGATATTGAGAAACTTGAAGGGCAATTGACGTTCGGGCGGCCGATTGTGGTGCGGCTGGATGTTCCGGCGAAAGAGTGGTCGCAGTGCGATATTCTCTATATTGCAGAATCAGAAGCGCCGCGTGTCAGCGAAATTCTGGCACGAGTGGCAACTCTGCCGATTTTAACGATCAGCGATATGCCCGACTTTGCCGACAAGGGTGGCATTATCGGGTTGCGTATTCACGATGGGCGCGTCCGTTTTGACATTAACCTTGCCACAGCAAGGCGGATTGAAATGCACATTAGCTCACAGTTGTTGGGTCTGGCGGTCAGGGTTCTCCAATGA
- a CDS encoding TonB-dependent receptor plug domain-containing protein, with protein MKTHTHIHTLSARSRFRLRAALAVAAASLLIVPHGVAHATTSDTIEHFLSMSLEDLMQVQVSALAKKPQSLQQMPASAYVLGREDIKRSGATNIPDLLRLIPGVHVAAQNAHTWAISIRGQSDVYSNRLLVMVDGRTVYSWPISGTYWHSVDVPILAIDRIEVVRGPGGAIWGANAVNGVINIVTKAANAEDGWQVFAGVGSLNKHVAETAFSDRIGVDGPAYRVYLKSRERGNFQDAYTDDGLQAQQAGFRVDGESGRLNYTVQGDMAAQQIHSERWVPLNTPYKENARSHNILGDVSLHDSNGTWRVKSYYDFFKAEVPVVSETKLFDIEATRLWHGSPKHEILMGVGARWTENTLQSGGGMSFQEPTEAAWLLSAFWQHEYRLTPALSFTYGAKVEQNDYIDETDLQPNVRVAWMPSDSTTFWGAASQAVRNPNRKDREMVLVVPLNMPPGEPPMDAHILGSLNLKTEKLTAYELGVRHRISEPWSIDVSVFEHRYKNSIENLVGMAVPDGSGGVIWRISTGNVDAYRTRGFEMSSEWAKENWIFQGGYSFLNISPDNEVNLWKRSPQHLGLLRVGYQPTDTITLDAWGRYYGKTKGFSPMDAILQTNIDPYWGLDLRAAWKVTPKVELALTGRDLLTPKHLEMESRGGWRLVGRTPQSVMATLSYQWD; from the coding sequence TTGAAAACACATACTCATATTCATACGCTTTCAGCACGCTCGCGCTTCCGATTGCGAGCGGCGCTTGCAGTCGCTGCCGCCTCTTTGCTGATTGTACCCCATGGGGTAGCGCATGCTACAACTTCGGATACAATTGAACACTTTTTAAGTATGAGTTTAGAAGACCTTATGCAGGTGCAAGTGAGTGCGCTGGCCAAAAAGCCGCAGAGTTTGCAGCAAATGCCTGCTTCGGCATATGTCCTTGGGCGTGAAGATATCAAGCGCTCCGGCGCGACGAATATTCCTGATTTGCTTCGTCTTATTCCCGGAGTGCACGTGGCAGCACAGAATGCCCACACGTGGGCAATTTCCATTCGCGGGCAGAGCGATGTCTACTCCAATCGCTTACTGGTTATGGTTGACGGACGGACGGTGTACTCATGGCCGATTAGTGGAACGTATTGGCACAGTGTTGATGTGCCGATTCTGGCGATTGATCGCATTGAAGTCGTGCGCGGCCCAGGTGGTGCCATCTGGGGTGCAAATGCTGTTAATGGCGTGATCAATATTGTCACGAAAGCGGCGAATGCCGAGGATGGCTGGCAAGTTTTTGCCGGTGTCGGGTCGTTAAATAAACATGTGGCAGAAACGGCATTTAGTGATCGTATCGGAGTTGATGGCCCTGCATACCGCGTCTATCTGAAATCGCGTGAACGCGGTAATTTTCAGGATGCCTATACTGATGATGGCTTACAAGCACAACAAGCTGGATTTCGTGTAGACGGCGAATCGGGACGGCTGAATTATACCGTGCAAGGTGATATGGCCGCGCAACAGATTCACAGTGAAAGATGGGTTCCACTCAATACCCCTTATAAAGAAAATGCCCGCAGCCACAATATACTGGGTGATGTCAGCCTGCACGATTCCAATGGTACGTGGCGGGTCAAATCGTATTATGACTTCTTCAAGGCCGAAGTTCCGGTTGTTTCTGAAACCAAACTTTTCGATATCGAAGCGACGCGACTGTGGCATGGCAGCCCGAAGCATGAAATCCTCATGGGTGTGGGTGCGCGTTGGACGGAGAACACGTTGCAATCAGGTGGAGGAATGTCCTTCCAAGAACCAACCGAAGCGGCTTGGCTGCTCAGTGCTTTCTGGCAGCACGAATACCGACTGACTCCAGCGCTTTCTTTCACGTATGGTGCAAAAGTCGAACAGAATGATTACATTGACGAAACTGATCTGCAGCCGAATGTTCGCGTGGCGTGGATGCCGAGCGACAGTACAACGTTTTGGGGAGCCGCATCGCAGGCGGTACGTAATCCCAACCGCAAAGATCGTGAAATGGTACTGGTAGTGCCGTTGAATATGCCACCGGGTGAGCCGCCGATGGATGCTCACATTCTAGGAAGTCTTAATTTGAAAACGGAAAAGCTTACCGCCTATGAACTCGGGGTTCGGCATCGCATCAGTGAGCCGTGGAGTATTGATGTGAGCGTGTTTGAGCATCGCTATAAAAACTCTATCGAAAATCTTGTCGGGATGGCTGTACCAGATGGTAGTGGTGGAGTTATTTGGCGCATTAGCACAGGTAATGTAGATGCATACCGCACACGTGGATTCGAAATGAGTAGCGAGTGGGCAAAGGAGAATTGGATTTTTCAAGGGGGGTACAGCTTCCTGAACATCTCTCCCGACAACGAAGTAAATCTCTGGAAAAGATCCCCACAACATCTTGGTCTGCTGCGCGTCGGCTATCAGCCGACCGATACCATTACATTGGATGCGTGGGGACGGTACTATGGCAAAACGAAAGGCTTTAGTCCGATGGATGCGATATTACAAACCAATATCGATCCTTACTGGGGTCTTGATCTCCGCGCGGCGTGGAAGGTGACGCCAAAAGTGGAGTTGGCACTGACGGGGCGTGATTTGCTGACGCCGAAACATTTAGAAATGGAGTCGCGTGGCGGGTGGAGGCTCGTCGGGCGTACGCCGCAGAGCGTCATGGCAACCCTATCCTATCAATGGGACTAA
- a CDS encoding MFS transporter, protein MNYFSCIRLSPRLLLFGFLGTFFSAFGQTYFLALFNADVQQALQLTHGTYGLLYSAATLGSGITLIWLGRLVDRFDVRYFALAVCVGLALACLLFAGVAGWASLLLAFFALRLCGQGLMSHTAVTTLARCFTTNRGKALSITVMGFAAAEAVFPATAVALNALVSWRTVWIVFAIGILVVVAPLWYWLAKSAVESRVVTEAANAETVADVAAERHWRASEVLRDRAFQLILPAATATPAVITGLFFHQLSFATDKGWPPSLLAASFSAFALAHVTALVIMGGVIDRWGARRVLPFILIPMLLGVAVFTFLHTPLVAFLYMALMGMTIGVTNTTINALWAEIYGTKFLGGIRSMTQGVMVISTAVAPFLVGFALDTGFGVYEIGSVAILYIAFCVALCTLGTRRLERRIAHLTEK, encoded by the coding sequence ATGAATTATTTTTCATGTATTCGTTTATCGCCACGTCTGCTGTTATTTGGTTTTCTGGGAACATTTTTTTCTGCCTTTGGCCAAACGTATTTCTTGGCATTGTTTAACGCCGATGTGCAGCAGGCATTGCAGCTGACACATGGCACGTATGGTTTGCTCTACTCGGCGGCAACGCTGGGGAGTGGCATTACGCTGATTTGGTTAGGGCGGCTGGTTGACCGCTTTGATGTTCGCTATTTTGCCCTTGCTGTTTGCGTGGGGCTGGCGCTCGCCTGTTTGCTTTTTGCGGGTGTTGCAGGGTGGGCATCACTGTTGCTGGCTTTTTTTGCACTGCGGCTTTGTGGTCAAGGGCTGATGTCGCACACCGCAGTAACAACATTAGCACGCTGTTTTACTACAAATCGCGGCAAGGCGTTGAGTATCACGGTCATGGGTTTTGCCGCGGCAGAAGCGGTGTTTCCCGCAACGGCGGTAGCGCTGAATGCCTTGGTGTCATGGCGCACAGTGTGGATTGTTTTTGCGATTGGCATTTTGGTAGTGGTCGCGCCGCTTTGGTATTGGTTGGCGAAAAGTGCGGTGGAAAGCCGTGTGGTGACGGAAGCGGCGAATGCGGAAACGGTGGCTGATGTGGCCGCCGAGCGTCACTGGCGCGCCAGCGAAGTGCTGCGCGACCGTGCGTTTCAGTTGATTCTCCCAGCTGCCACGGCGACACCGGCGGTTATTACCGGTTTGTTTTTCCATCAACTTTCTTTTGCAACGGATAAAGGGTGGCCGCCATCACTCTTGGCAGCCAGCTTTAGTGCCTTTGCACTGGCACATGTTACCGCGCTTGTGATCATGGGTGGTGTGATCGATCGCTGGGGTGCACGGCGTGTGTTACCGTTTATCCTTATACCAATGCTGCTTGGCGTTGCGGTATTCACGTTCCTGCATACACCGCTGGTGGCATTTCTCTATATGGCTTTGATGGGAATGACGATTGGCGTCACCAATACCACTATCAATGCGTTATGGGCAGAGATATATGGTACCAAATTTTTGGGTGGCATCCGCTCTATGACACAAGGGGTAATGGTAATTTCAACGGCGGTTGCGCCATTTTTGGTGGGATTTGCTCTTGACACGGGGTTTGGTGTATATGAAATTGGTTCTGTTGCAATTCTCTATATTGCCTTTTGCGTCGCACTCTGTACACTTGGAACAAGACGTTTAGAACGGCGTATTGCGCATTTGACGGAAAAATAA
- a CDS encoding class I SAM-dependent methyltransferase: MPKLWQKTEEYINALLPQSVLFINRLPLVRTPSLVGVCTDHFGECERWSAAGFPAALTDPASFPNAKNLDVCCVALRKGRDNQLADIAFGWNRLAAAGTLLICGYNDEGIRAIETVAKKQGIASRQVVSKGGGRTLEWKRQPTHDALIASWWEASQTPAIIQETVAGVSFSFASLPGTFAGGKLDDGTRALLQALPVKLREPILDFACGGGAVAAFVAARGQKNITMSDVSAQAIRSARLTAQLAQIAPPLLSDRYQHIKGKFGTILLNPPFHQGVATEYDTARTMILDGGRHLKGTGRMILVANLFLPYEALCREHNIGWRVLTEDSRFKVLELRYHQAEVEEPQEDGVETVPEELWAEYYRQAKLLEP, from the coding sequence ATGCCCAAACTTTGGCAAAAAACGGAAGAATACATTAATGCGTTATTACCACAGTCTGTTTTATTTATCAATCGTTTGCCGTTGGTTCGCACACCTTCGCTTGTGGGGGTTTGTACCGATCATTTTGGCGAATGTGAGCGATGGTCAGCAGCGGGATTTCCGGCCGCTTTGACTGATCCTGCATCATTTCCCAATGCAAAAAATCTCGATGTGTGCTGCGTGGCGCTGCGCAAAGGGCGTGATAACCAACTGGCTGACATTGCCTTTGGCTGGAACCGTCTGGCGGCGGCCGGCACACTCTTGATTTGTGGCTATAATGATGAAGGGATTCGCGCGATTGAAACGGTTGCCAAAAAACAGGGGATTGCTTCACGGCAAGTCGTCAGCAAAGGGGGCGGCCGGACACTGGAGTGGAAACGCCAGCCCACGCACGATGCGCTGATCGCGTCATGGTGGGAGGCCTCCCAAACGCCAGCAATCATTCAGGAAACCGTTGCCGGGGTATCGTTTTCCTTTGCATCACTACCGGGAACGTTTGCGGGAGGCAAGCTTGATGATGGAACGCGCGCACTCCTGCAAGCACTTCCGGTGAAACTGCGGGAACCGATACTCGATTTCGCCTGTGGTGGTGGTGCTGTCGCCGCGTTTGTCGCCGCGCGTGGGCAGAAAAATATCACGATGAGCGATGTCAGCGCGCAGGCGATCCGCAGTGCACGTCTGACAGCACAACTGGCGCAGATTGCCCCGCCGCTCCTTTCTGACCGCTACCAACATATCAAAGGGAAGTTCGGAACTATTTTGCTGAATCCCCCTTTTCATCAAGGTGTTGCTACGGAATACGATACGGCACGTACTATGATTCTCGATGGTGGGCGACACCTGAAAGGGACGGGGAGGATGATCCTTGTCGCCAATCTTTTCCTGCCGTATGAAGCGTTGTGCCGTGAACACAACATTGGTTGGCGCGTGCTAACTGAAGACAGCCGCTTCAAGGTACTGGAACTCCGCTATCACCAGGCCGAGGTGGAAGAACCACAGGAAGATGGGGTCGAAACCGTTCCTGAAGAGCTGTGGGCAGAATACTATCGGCAGGCAAAGTTGCTCGAACCATGA
- a CDS encoding pyridoxamine 5'-phosphate oxidase family protein, translating to MKDLQQYFTEKSGHAILGTADAAGKVDMAIYSKPFFLGTEGEIALIMANRLSYANITKNPHAAYMFIEQGTGYHGKRLYLTKVREEKDAALIQKLMDEKGYHFTKEEDASAMTLVHFRVESIIPLVGHTVATGA from the coding sequence ATGAAAGACTTACAACAGTACTTCACCGAAAAAAGCGGTCACGCTATCTTAGGAACAGCCGACGCCGCAGGCAAAGTTGATATGGCGATATACTCCAAGCCATTCTTCCTTGGAACCGAAGGGGAAATTGCCCTGATTATGGCCAATCGCTTGTCGTATGCCAACATCACCAAAAACCCTCACGCCGCCTATATGTTTATCGAACAAGGGACGGGCTACCATGGCAAGCGACTCTACCTCACCAAAGTGCGTGAAGAAAAAGACGCCGCCCTGATCCAGAAACTGATGGATGAAAAAGGGTATCACTTTACGAAAGAGGAAGACGCCAGCGCGATGACATTGGTGCACTTCCGAGTCGAATCCATCATCCCGCTTGTGGGGCACACCGTAGCAACTGGTGCCTGA